A DNA window from Jaculus jaculus isolate mJacJac1 chromosome 1, mJacJac1.mat.Y.cur, whole genome shotgun sequence contains the following coding sequences:
- the Ssh3 gene encoding protein phosphatase Slingshot homolog 3 isoform X1, whose amino-acid sequence MALVTVSRSPSASGHSTPVGPADSAAVRRRGRLQRRQSFAVLRGAVLGLQDGGDSGDAADADSEPEEESLGEEQAHEDQTDNGQELQSSWKQVQRQHLHLMVELLRPQDNIRLAAQLEAARPPRLRYLLVVSTEESLKQEETVLLGVDFPESSSLSCTLGLVLPLWSDTQVYLDGDGGFSVTSGGQSRIFKPVSIQTMWATLQVLHQACEAALGCGLVPGGSALTWATHYQERINSDQSCLNEWMAMADLESLRPPNIEPEQSVPSEQEQMEQAIRAELWQVLDTSDLESVTSKEIRQALEQRLGRPLQQYRDFIDNQMLLLMAQQDRASRIFPHLYLGSEWNAANLEELQRNRVSHILNMAREIDNFFPERFIYHNVRLWDEESAQLLPHWKETHSFIEAARVQGTRVLVHCKMGVSRSAATVLAYAMKQYGWGLEQALCHVQELRPIVCPNPGFLRQLQTYQGILTASRQSHVWEQKVGGVSPEESLGPEVSTPSPPIPPEPGGGGEVKVIGLEDSQEAPKEELGLRPRINLRGVMHSISLLEPSSEPEIALEASELPEVFSSHESSSDEELSPTFPQLSRAKRDQQVCKGPWPALKSRQSVVALQRAALVASRTRAFQEQGEQQEEGQGETGMSSTPRLRKVVRQASVDDSREEGKAGALTHPCPLDTK is encoded by the exons ATGGCGCTGGTCACAGTGAGCCGCTCGCCCTCGGCCAGTGGCCATTCCACGCCCGTGGGGCCCGCG GACTCGGCGGCGGTCAGGCGAAGAGGTCGGCTTCAGCGCAG GCAGAGCTTTGCAGTGCTCCGTGGAGCTGTCCTGGGACTGCAGGATGGAGGGGACAGTGGTGATGCAGCTGACGCTGACTCTGAGCCAGAGGAAGAATCCCTGGGTGAGGAGCAGGCCCATGAGGACCAGACAGACAATGGACAAGAACTGCAGAGTTCCTGGAAGCAGGTGCAGAGGCAGCACTTGCACCTTATGGTGGAGTTACTGAGGCCACAGGACAACATCCGTTTG gcagcccagctggaggcagCCCGGCCCCCGCGACTCCGCTACTTGCTGGTGGTCTCTACAGAAGAGAGTCTAAAGCAAGAGGAGACTGTCCTCCTGGGGGTGGATTTCCCTGAAAGCAG CTCCCTCAGTTGCACGCTGGGCTTGGTCTTGCCCCTCTGGAGTGATACCCAGGTGTACCTAGATGGTGATGG GGGCTTCAGTGTGACATCTGGTGGGCAGAGCCGAATCTTCAAGCCTGTCTCCATCCAGACCATGTG GGCTACACTCCAAGTGTTGCACCAGGCATGTGAGGCGGCTCTAGGCTGTGGACTTGTGCCTGGTGGCAGTGCCCTTACCTGGGCCACCCATTACCAGGAGAGAATAAACTCTGACCAGAGCTGCCTCAATGAGTGGATGGCCATGGCCGACCTGGAGTCCCTGCGACCTCCTAATATTGAGCCAGAACAGTCAGT GCCTTCAGAACAGGAACAGATGGAGCAGGCGATCCGAGCTGAGCTGTGGCAGGTGTTGGACACTAGTGACCTGGAGAGTGTCACTTCCAAGGAG ATTCGCCAGGCCCTGGAGCAGCGCCTGGGACGACCTCTCCAGCAGTATCGAGACTTCATTGACAACCAGATGTTACTGCTCATGGCTCAGCAAGACCGGGCCTCCCGTATCTTCCCCCACCTCTACCTG GGCTCTGAGTGGAATGCCGCCAACCTGGAAGAGTTGCAGAGAAACAG GGTAAGCCACATCTTGAATATGGCCCGAGAGATTGATAACTTCTTTCCCGAGCGCTTCATCTATCACAACGTGCGTCTCTGGGATGAGGAGTCGGCACAGCTACTGCCCCACTGGAAGGAGACACACAGCTTTATTGAGGCTGCCAG AGTACAGGGAACTAGGGTGCTCGTCCACTGCAAGATGGGTGTCAGCCGCTCCGCTGCCACAGTGTTGGCCTATGCCATGAAGCAGTATGGCTGGGGCCTGGAGCAGGCCCTGTGCCATGTACAGGAGCTCCGGCCCATTGTGTGTCCCAACCCCGGCTTCCTGCGCCAGCTGCAGACCTACCAGGGCATTCTGACAGCCAG CCGGCAGAGCCATGTCTGGGAGCAGAAAGTGGGTGGGGTCTCCCCAGAGGAGTCCCTGGGCCCTGAAGTCTCTACACCATCCCCACCAATTCCACCAGAACCAGGGGGTGGTGGGGAGGTGAAGGTTATAGGCTTGGAGGACAGCCAGGAAGCCCCAAAAGAAGAACTTGGTCTGCGGCCCCGCATCAACCTTCGTGGGGTCATGCACTCCATCAGTCTTCTGGAGCCCTCCTCAGAGCCAGAGATCGCCTTGGAGGCCAGCGAACTGCCAGAG GTTTTCTCTTCCCATGAGTCTTCTTCAGATGAAGAGCTGTCACCAACCTTCCCCCAGCTCTCAAGAGCCAAGCGTGACCAGCAGGTGTGCAAGGGGCCTTGGCCGGCCCTGAAGTCTCGCCAGTCTGTAGTTGCCCTCCAGCGGGCTGCTCTGGTGGCCAGTAGGACGAGAGCCTTCCAGGAACAGGGGGAACAACAGGAGGAAGGGCAGGGGGAGACTGGCATGTCCTCTACACCCAGGCTCCGGAAGGTGGTAAGGCAAGCCAGTGTGGACGACAGTAGGGAAGAGGGCAAGGCTGGAGCCCTCACACACCCATGTCCCCTAGACACTAAGTAG
- the Ssh3 gene encoding protein phosphatase Slingshot homolog 3 isoform X2, with amino-acid sequence MALVTVSRSPSASGHSTPVGPADSAAVRRRGRLQRRQSFAVLRGAVLGLQDGGDSGDAADADSEPEEESLGEEQAHEDQTDNGQELQSSWKQVQRQHLHLMVELLRPQDNIRLAAQLEAARPPRLRYLLVVSTEESLKQEETVLLGVDFPESSSLSCTLGLVLPLWSDTQVYLDGDGGFSVTSGGQSRIFKPVSIQTMWATLQVLHQACEAALGCGLVPGGSALTWATHYQERINSDQSCLNEWMAMADLESLRPPNIEPEQPSEQEQMEQAIRAELWQVLDTSDLESVTSKEIRQALEQRLGRPLQQYRDFIDNQMLLLMAQQDRASRIFPHLYLGSEWNAANLEELQRNRVSHILNMAREIDNFFPERFIYHNVRLWDEESAQLLPHWKETHSFIEAARVQGTRVLVHCKMGVSRSAATVLAYAMKQYGWGLEQALCHVQELRPIVCPNPGFLRQLQTYQGILTASRQSHVWEQKVGGVSPEESLGPEVSTPSPPIPPEPGGGGEVKVIGLEDSQEAPKEELGLRPRINLRGVMHSISLLEPSSEPEIALEASELPEVFSSHESSSDEELSPTFPQLSRAKRDQQVCKGPWPALKSRQSVVALQRAALVASRTRAFQEQGEQQEEGQGETGMSSTPRLRKVVRQASVDDSREEGKAGALTHPCPLDTK; translated from the exons ATGGCGCTGGTCACAGTGAGCCGCTCGCCCTCGGCCAGTGGCCATTCCACGCCCGTGGGGCCCGCG GACTCGGCGGCGGTCAGGCGAAGAGGTCGGCTTCAGCGCAG GCAGAGCTTTGCAGTGCTCCGTGGAGCTGTCCTGGGACTGCAGGATGGAGGGGACAGTGGTGATGCAGCTGACGCTGACTCTGAGCCAGAGGAAGAATCCCTGGGTGAGGAGCAGGCCCATGAGGACCAGACAGACAATGGACAAGAACTGCAGAGTTCCTGGAAGCAGGTGCAGAGGCAGCACTTGCACCTTATGGTGGAGTTACTGAGGCCACAGGACAACATCCGTTTG gcagcccagctggaggcagCCCGGCCCCCGCGACTCCGCTACTTGCTGGTGGTCTCTACAGAAGAGAGTCTAAAGCAAGAGGAGACTGTCCTCCTGGGGGTGGATTTCCCTGAAAGCAG CTCCCTCAGTTGCACGCTGGGCTTGGTCTTGCCCCTCTGGAGTGATACCCAGGTGTACCTAGATGGTGATGG GGGCTTCAGTGTGACATCTGGTGGGCAGAGCCGAATCTTCAAGCCTGTCTCCATCCAGACCATGTG GGCTACACTCCAAGTGTTGCACCAGGCATGTGAGGCGGCTCTAGGCTGTGGACTTGTGCCTGGTGGCAGTGCCCTTACCTGGGCCACCCATTACCAGGAGAGAATAAACTCTGACCAGAGCTGCCTCAATGAGTGGATGGCCATGGCCGACCTGGAGTCCCTGCGACCTCCTAATATTGAGCCAGAACA GCCTTCAGAACAGGAACAGATGGAGCAGGCGATCCGAGCTGAGCTGTGGCAGGTGTTGGACACTAGTGACCTGGAGAGTGTCACTTCCAAGGAG ATTCGCCAGGCCCTGGAGCAGCGCCTGGGACGACCTCTCCAGCAGTATCGAGACTTCATTGACAACCAGATGTTACTGCTCATGGCTCAGCAAGACCGGGCCTCCCGTATCTTCCCCCACCTCTACCTG GGCTCTGAGTGGAATGCCGCCAACCTGGAAGAGTTGCAGAGAAACAG GGTAAGCCACATCTTGAATATGGCCCGAGAGATTGATAACTTCTTTCCCGAGCGCTTCATCTATCACAACGTGCGTCTCTGGGATGAGGAGTCGGCACAGCTACTGCCCCACTGGAAGGAGACACACAGCTTTATTGAGGCTGCCAG AGTACAGGGAACTAGGGTGCTCGTCCACTGCAAGATGGGTGTCAGCCGCTCCGCTGCCACAGTGTTGGCCTATGCCATGAAGCAGTATGGCTGGGGCCTGGAGCAGGCCCTGTGCCATGTACAGGAGCTCCGGCCCATTGTGTGTCCCAACCCCGGCTTCCTGCGCCAGCTGCAGACCTACCAGGGCATTCTGACAGCCAG CCGGCAGAGCCATGTCTGGGAGCAGAAAGTGGGTGGGGTCTCCCCAGAGGAGTCCCTGGGCCCTGAAGTCTCTACACCATCCCCACCAATTCCACCAGAACCAGGGGGTGGTGGGGAGGTGAAGGTTATAGGCTTGGAGGACAGCCAGGAAGCCCCAAAAGAAGAACTTGGTCTGCGGCCCCGCATCAACCTTCGTGGGGTCATGCACTCCATCAGTCTTCTGGAGCCCTCCTCAGAGCCAGAGATCGCCTTGGAGGCCAGCGAACTGCCAGAG GTTTTCTCTTCCCATGAGTCTTCTTCAGATGAAGAGCTGTCACCAACCTTCCCCCAGCTCTCAAGAGCCAAGCGTGACCAGCAGGTGTGCAAGGGGCCTTGGCCGGCCCTGAAGTCTCGCCAGTCTGTAGTTGCCCTCCAGCGGGCTGCTCTGGTGGCCAGTAGGACGAGAGCCTTCCAGGAACAGGGGGAACAACAGGAGGAAGGGCAGGGGGAGACTGGCATGTCCTCTACACCCAGGCTCCGGAAGGTGGTAAGGCAAGCCAGTGTGGACGACAGTAGGGAAGAGGGCAAGGCTGGAGCCCTCACACACCCATGTCCCCTAGACACTAAGTAG